Proteins found in one Ischnura elegans chromosome 11, ioIscEleg1.1, whole genome shotgun sequence genomic segment:
- the LOC124168404 gene encoding uncharacterized protein K02A2.6-like, with protein MKSLARSYIWWPNLDRDLEELARACEACLTNKPSPCIAPLKCWKWPDRPWERLHIDLAGPFLQKMFLIVIDSSTKWPEVKEINNSSSDEVIMHLRDIFATFGVPEKIVSDNGSAFTSSLFREFCKENGIQHIFSPPYHPASNGAAENMVRVFKNKVKTLISDGTPLHVALPRFLFNYRITPHMTTGEPPSELMFGRALRSRLAMTKPSIGQQVHKKQDAQMQAHSDSCLRVLSEGQRVMTKMYPQGIMVWMSGVVKEVLGSRLYTVLTDEGVVIHRHIDQLRQRGDQCEGKDMGKQDGLVGPEKAFEPEGTGCEELVSQVAECEEDEAPRYWEPLAHQEQVPEVEPPRVEVSRRYPQRMRKSRTILDL; from the coding sequence ATGAAGTCCCTTGCCAGGTCCTATATCTGGTGGCCAAACCTAGATAGAGATTTAGAGGAATTAGCCCGTGCATGTGAAGCATGCCTCACAAACAAGCCATCGCCATGCATAGCTCCATTGAAGTGTTGGAAATGGCCAGACAGGCCATGGGAAAGACTACACATTGACTTGGCTGGtccttttttgcaaaaaatgtttttaatagtaATTGATAGTTCAACCAAATGGCCAGAAgtgaaggaaataaataatagttCATCAGACGAGGTCATTATGCACCTAAGAGATATTTTTGCCACATTTGGTGTCCCAGAGAAAATTGTTTCTGACAATGGTTCTGCCTTCACTTCATCCTTGTTCAGGGAATTCTGTAAGGAAAATGGAATTCAACACATCTTTTCCCCCCCATATCATCCAGCTTCAAATGGTGCTGCAGAGAACATGGTCCGAGTGtttaaaaacaaagtgaaaacttTAATCAGTGACGGAACGCCCTTGCATGTTGCCTTGCcacgttttttatttaattatagaaTAACTCCGCACATGACCACCGGAGAGCCTCCTAGTGAGTTAATGTTTGGAAGGGCTCTTCGCTCCCGGTTGGCAATGACTAAACCCAGTATAGGGCAACAAGTGCATAAAAAACAGGATGCCCAAATGCAGGCTCATAGTGACTCATGTTTGAGAGTTTTAAGTGAAGGGCAAAGAGTGATGACAAAAATGTACCCTCAAGGGATAATGGTGTGGATGTCAGGGGTGGTGAAGGAAGTGTTGGGGTCTAGACTGTATACAGTTTTAACCGATGAAGGTGTTGTCATTCACAGGCACATTGATCAACTAAGGCAAAGGGGCGACCAGTGTGAAGGAAAGGACATGGGCAAACAAGATGGGTTGGTTGGACCTGAAAAAGCATTTGAGCCTGAGGGAACTGGATGTGAGGAGTTAGTGTCACAGGTTGCTGAATGTGAGGAGGATGAGGCACCTAGGTACTGGGAACCTTTAGCTCACCAAGAGCAAGTCCCAGAAGTGGAACCACCAAGGGTAGAAGTCAGCAGAAGATACCCTCAGAGAATGCGTAAAAGTAGGACAATATTGGACTTGTGA